AAGCCACTGAAGTACAGAAACAAGTAAGGTGCTTACCTGAAGCCACAGCCCCAAGGGATAAAGAGCGCATGTTAAAAATCGTGAAAGCAGCACGAAAAGATGTGGAGGTGGGATGTTATTGTCCATCTAGGGAGGAATTACCTGGCTAATGCTGTCAAGTCATGACCGTAAAAGATGAATTTAGAACCTTAGGTACTGCTCTAAGGCTGGTGCAAGCACTGTCACTTCTTCAGCAGTATTACCCGTACACAGAGGTGAGGACAGAACTCATTGCATTAGAAACTTCAATATGTGGCTAAAGAAGTGGTGTAATGAGGAGAGATTTGGATTAATAGACCATATTCGTGCCATCTGGCAATATATGGGCTTAAACAAAAGTGACGTCCTGCACCCATCTTCAAGGGGAACCAGAATACTAAGTGTGCAGTTTGGATGCTTCATCAGGAACTATGTAAAACTagcagggggggaggaggggagagtGAACTAAATAGGAATAAAGAAAGCCCCCAACCAAGAGATTGTTTCTGCAGGCTAATGGAACAGATAAcatccacagcaacagaagacaatgcagatcaaaacCAAATAAACATAGACCGAAAGATGAACATGAGAAGAgaataagcctgtgctcggtatatcccacattatatatggtaccagctgcttggcaataagctcgtgctcagtatatcccatattgtatgtggtaccagctgcgtggcaatataaatacccatatatgtatacaaaacaaaaatggcagttgtcagcgcttatcctttacactgcatatctgtgtgtatttagcaaaatgcatatgaggtgcccttgatgctgggatgcaggcctaaatgttttgatcaaaatatgaaccaatacctcgtgttttcattttgctagatacacacagatatgcagtgtgaaggataagcgctgacaactgtctatTTTGTTTTGTAGAGAGATGGACACAGCTAGGAATAGGAGAGGCACAAACAAACTTTTTGTAACCCTTTATAGCGGCGGTGGAAAATAATGTATAATTCAGGAGGCAGTCAGTCAAATCTCAGAGCTTACAGGATGTTATTTAGGAGTCGGAAATGTTTATCCCCTGACATCAACAGAAATGACCACAAAACGTAAGTAGCAGGAGCAATTTTTTAGGATTTGTCCTGGCACTCTAAAGATATTAGGGGTCACTTGGACAAGATAAATGGTTGAGATATCCGATATGAAGGAAATTATTTCAGGTTCTTGCATATTGCAGTTACTACACGTTTTCATGTCATGTTAGACTAGTTTCTAAACTATCCTTGTTTCGTTTTGTCCCTGTAGGCTCTTATTCTGACCGGGAATGTGTCTGCTGAAGAGGCTGCGATCTTTTACTTTGACAGCTTAGAAAGCCAGAATCGGGTAAGAACTTTCAGAGAGATAAGTCTAGAGCCGGCCATACCCACGTGTTGATTTAGTCATTTTCTGACTGTTATTTCAACGTGGAACAACAACAATCTGAAACTCCTTTAGGTACTTGTAAAACAGCCATTTGTAACAATCTGATTATAGAAGCTTTGAAGCGAGTGTTGTTGGCGGAGGGTGTGGGATGTTCATTGCTGCTCACAACTAATCTCAATGCAACAAACGCACCCTCTTCTTTTCAAAGCTTTGCCACAGTCCCTGTCAAAAAGCGGGATTGTCGTTTTGTTTGGTGTATGGCCCCTTTAAAGTGTAACAAACCAAAATAAATCATACTGTTCTGAATGTAGAGGAGAATATACAGGAATATCTTGCCTGTCTGAATGTCCGATATGCTCATGTTAATCAGAACATTGGTCGTAGTTCATCCCTGGCACCAGGCGTGGATTCTGGTGCCCAAAATACAATTATACACTACTGAATGCATCTGTGGGATCAGagttttatttgcttttaatgAAATACTTTGATCCTTTATTTACATGTTTACATATTACAATCAGACAATTACAGCAAATTATTTTCAATAACATACAATTTTAGATAAGGTACAGCACCCACTTTAAGAGAGCTCCTCATTACAGCTCCCAGGAAAAAAGATTGCAAAAATTGATTGGATCTTGGTGTTTTCTTCCACTGTTAAATGATCAGGTCGGCCGACCACACACAATTGAATCGTCCAGCACACACAGACAAGCAGATTAAATTGTGCAGGATAACGTCGCTCGATTGAATTCCGATCAAACGATCTCACAGATCTGATCACTGCAAACCAAGACAACCAGATCACTTTTCTGACTTATGTTTTAGCCAGGTTTGATCATTTGTGTTGGTTGTCACCCACAAGATGCAACAATATCTTTCCAAATTGCTGAGAAACAATATGTCCAACCTACGTGTGTCGCCAGTTAAAGAAACCAACAGCACTATTTGCTGTCTTGATAAACGGATCAGGGGACATGTATGACAACTGTGCACCGATTTTCACACGGTCGTCAAATATATTTAAAGGATATTCATTGTCGTTCATTAAATCACGACATTACAGTTGGACAATTCTCACACATTAAGGAATTGACTCATGCCAGTTTATTAGTACATCTTTTTTTAGTACAACATCTCTGTCTCCTTTAGGAGGTAGATGAGGATCCCTTCTATTACAAGATGGTATTTGTGGTGAATATGGATCTCTCCATGGGAGTGGGGAaggtaggctttttttttttttaacaacaatgtgtttttaaagtgatttgTATTTTGGCGCTGTGTATGGTCTTGTTCTGATAATGCTGTAACGATGCACTTGCTACAGAAAAAGTAGCATattcatatttatctattttatttataatccTCCTGTTGACATTGTAATAGAAACAAAGATTCTACTTTAAATATACAATGGAGGAGTACCTTGTATCCATTTATTGATTAACTGATCTACTGGCCACCAGTTAGATCTCAACATATCAGACAGGTAACTTCATTTAATGCCTACATTGAAAACGCCTTTAAAGCTGCATTAATACCTGCGAAAACATTTTCGGAAAGTACTCCTGCTCCCTAGATGTAACCCGTAAAGTCGCCATCTTTAAATGGTGGCAAGGGGGGGTGTGAACAAGGGGACCAATTACAAGCTGCTAGCTCTTgattgcggcttgtgattggtccccaTGCTCATCCACAGTGCTCGCATGGGTTTTGCCTGGGACTTGGTTATGGGCaccttttaaagaaaatattttcctatgtGGTAGTTTGACTTTAAttgctttttgaaaaaaaacaacataacttCAGAACGAGCCTTGTTATATAGGAGGACTATGATCAGTTTTGCTCCACTAATGACATAACCCTAAGAAGCCATTTTCAGACAGAATTCTTCTCAATATAAATCTAAGgataaaacataaattatgaatataaAGTATtgtatcataatcatttatttatgtagtgtatAATACAATAGCACTTTGCTAACTCTTTATATTGCTACCATCGGttgtatttatttaacaaaagaaaatataagaaTACTTTTCTGTTGCCTTGTCTGTAACACCACTCTCACTATATTACCAGCTTTGGTGTTTGCAATAAGCACATTGTTAAGAGGGAGCActgtataaatgttatatatatgatataaaatagataatatataatattttctaaTGAATGAGGGAGAATCTTGGATCTTATGTTTGAATTGTCATTTGTTCTGTAATAAGTCTTAGGACAGGTAATGCTGATCTTTCCCTGGGAACATTTGAGATACTCCTACCTCTCCTCTCTGGTTCTTTATGGAATAAATGGACATAATATCAAACTAGAGATCAGTTGTCCAGTTTTGAAAACAACCTGTTATCTTGTATTATTTTAGCACACGTTCTGCTCTGTACTAAATAACATGAATCGTGGTTATTAGACCGTGCAGGAGTGGCTCAATCAGCTGAGTACACATCTCCAGTAGGACACTCacactctccctctccccccttcctcagATTGCTGCCCAGGTGGGGCACGGGGCCGTCAGTCTATATCAACTCTTGTTAAAGGAGGCAAAGACGAGGGAGATGGCCTATAAGTGGGATGAGTATGGGTAAGTGCCCACAATCGTCTCATTGACCATACTGCATTATCTTCTTTTTACAGATGGAAACactgtttttaaatacatttcctgttaaaaaaacaatttaggAGCCAGCTGGACATTTTAATGATCAGAGAAGAGGTGCAGCCGTTGAGACACCAGCTCTGTGTCCCGTTGTTGGTCTCGCCCTGCACTCCGTAATGGGGTGTTAATATTTTTACAAGAATCACGGTGCAGGCTCCTCCTCCGTTCTCACACATAACCACTTAGAAGGCAGCGTCCCCCTGGGATAAGTTGCCTTTGCAAGCGGTGCCAATATATAGTGGGGCTTCTGTGGCACGTGCCAGGGTGGTCTTAAACCCAGCAGATTGTGAGGCCCCTGCTCAGGAATTCATAATTGGGCATTATTATTTGTTAACCTTTAAAATGCTATCGCCATATAGTTTACGGAGATGTCTGTCCCACGCACTGGGTGCTATAGGTATCGGGCAGCTCTTTAGCTTTCAATAAGAACTACAGTGAACTGATAATGATCAAGTTCAGATGTAATTATGTGCCCCATGGGTGGTAATAGCCTCCTGTGGGTGCAGGAAACCTCATCATGTGATCACTGggggttactgcaaaagggggagGCCGGTGGTCTAGTAAGGCCCAGATCAGTGCTCCTACTGCCCCCTAGTGGTAATTCGTTATCTAGGCATTGCATGAAGAATCTAATTTTGGTGGTATTAGGGGAGCTGTTGATGTTTAGAGTGTGGGACCCCCTCCATTAATCAGAGAAATAAGGATCATCAGTCGGAGACTACATGTTGTCCACAGATTATGTAATTCTATTGTGTTTAGTAGAATTCTTAGTATGTTCCATGTCTCTGCAGGGCTAAAAAGGTTGTTCTTCAGGGCTCTAGTACCGCTCACCTAATGGAGTTACAAGCTCTTGCCATAAGTATGGATTTACCAGCGTACCTGGTGCAGGATGCAGGCAGGACCCAGGTAACAGAATGAATGTTCCCATTGTCACTTCCCTGGGAATGTATGTCTGCTAAACTCCGCATTGCAAAAAAGCTGACATTTACCAACCTTGTCTCAGATTGCAGCTGGGTCACATACGGTCCTCGCCATCATAGGGGAAGAGGAAATCGTGAATAAGGTGACCGGCAAGCTGAAGTTGCTGAACTGAGAAGACCCCCCCCATGACGAGCGGAGAGCACACACGTGCTGGTGAGAGGCTGTTGAGATGTTCCTATACCACCTCCCCCGCACATCGGTTGTCTGCGCGGAGAGGGAGAGTACGGCGGACCCGTCTCGCATGCGCCGCACTGACAAGTAATGCTCTGCATCCATCGCCACTCACAACGGAGATACCGTGTCTTGGTACACATCCAAAACTAAAAAGAAGTAGCCAAATAACGCTATTAAAAGGTCACTAGTGGAGTACTGATTAGTCAGATAAAGTACTGTATGTGTAAATTCAGGAGTTTTGAGCTTTCGTTTTTAAAATGACCCAAAACAGAGTTGACTCTTGTCTTATATTTATGATGTTAGTGGTAACTTTATCCCGAATAGCCTCAGTGGAGAGATGCCTGTATTTACTATAGAGTATAAGTGCACGTAATATACAGCAGTGCGTCACATTTTAGCAGTATTACTTTACCCTTATTTATGATCATTGTTGTGGATAAAATGTACTTGATAACAAATACCGCCCTCATTTTATATTATTGTGCCATTATATCCAATGTTCTGTGTCCCTGCCAATAATAATGACGTCTATAACAAGGACAGGTTCCCGAACCTGTTTTCTACGCGGTTGGTTTGTTAGGAGACGCAGATTAAAATGCGTCTCCTTCCCTcctataaggctgggtacacactacaggcttatCACCCGATTATCTGGCCAGACACACGAGATCACATTaatgtgtacactccaacgatgaacgattgtcGTTCCGAAGCACATCggatcgtttgatttgattttacaaACGTACTAAAAATCTCGGGTCAATGGTGGAACAATGTCAatacaatcctgcagtgtgtacgcactcaggagcggcagtgtccatagatctctatggggttTACAGCGtcgtgatcttttcagctgatagttatgacagatgaagagcacagagctgAAAGTAAAtcgtatatagtgtgtacacatgaatcatgcTGATCTggattttcagtcgttggtaaaatcgttaacgatatcgcatcgggagacgttttctgtagtgtgtacccagcctaacacccCGAAGGATTAATTTTCTCCATGAAACAAAGGGAAGATATCCCGACTCCATGGTCCAGGATTATGCTGCCTGTCTGCTAGGTTATATCTTGTGGTTTACTTGGATAGTAGCTTGCGTCATTGTATCCAGTTGTTGCTTTGTCATCCAAGCTTGGCTTGATCAAGTCCTGCTGAAACCTGGCTGGGGAATTGCATTTCATTGGTACTGCATAAGTAGCGTCACTCCTGCCCTACC
This window of the Mixophyes fleayi isolate aMixFle1 chromosome 8, aMixFle1.hap1, whole genome shotgun sequence genome carries:
- the LOC142099706 gene encoding putative peptidyl-tRNA hydrolase 2 — translated: METCEQEPANVAQGTMEVNVDYLQQLKDLDIPEEEAKKALILTGNVSAEEAAIFYFDSLESQNREVDEDPFYYKMVFVVNMDLSMGVGKIAAQVGHGAVSLYQLLLKEAKTREMAYKWDEYGAKKVVLQGSSTAHLMELQALAISMDLPAYLVQDAGRTQIAAGSHTVLAIIGEEEIVNKVTGKLKLLN